AGCGTATTAACTGGCACGGCTCCCAACTCTTTGAATACTTTAGGGATGAAGGCACCAAATGTTCGAATTTTAAGGCCTTGCAGATCCGCGACTTTTTCAACCGGCTTGTTACACAACAGCACATATGGATCCAAGCCACGGAACATAAAGGGCGTAACGCCCGCCTTTTCATATGTTCTACGGGTTAGAGGAAGCGTTTGTAACGCTTTCTTGTAGAGCGCGGCAACCTGCTCCTGATTTTCAAACAACAGGGACATTCCAAACGCTTCATATGCCGGGAACTGTGAGGCGTAGTGGTTCGTTGGGAACGAAGCAATGCCAACAACATTATTTGCAACGAAGTCCAGCATCTCTTTCTGACCGCCAAGAGATCCTCCGAAATGCAGTTTGATTTTATATTCGCCGCCTGTCCCTTGCTCCAAGGCTTCTGCAAAAGCAAGTTCAGCTTTGTTCGGTGGAAATTTCTCTGGCAGAAAATGCGCAAAATCCAATTCTTTTGCATATACGGA
This region of Sneathiella aquimaris genomic DNA includes:
- the dctP gene encoding TRAP transporter substrate-binding protein DctP: MFRKVGVALAGLSAALLAAQSVYAKELDFAHFLPEKFPPNKAELAFAEALEQGTGGEYKIKLHFGGSLGGQKEMLDFVANNVVGIASFPTNHYASQFPAYEAFGMSLLFENQEQVAALYKKALQTLPLTRRTYEKAGVTPFMFRGLDPYVLLCNKPVEKVADLQGLKIRTFGAFIPKVFKELGAVPVNTLTHEVYEAMQRGVVDCAYFSRVAHLVFKIHEVAKYYVDYEFGAVSSYLAYINNDLLNEMSEDQKKAFWAASDKGEVTGNKVVTTLQGKADQLFSSKLTKITISDSHLIKEKFSPKWLLGQYVQSTAKFGPDAEAVAKEVEAFLVKELKL